CTCCCAGCTCCAGCCACCGGTCGCCTGCCTGTTTCCACTTCACGGCGAAATCCGCTCCGGGCTCGACGAACGGGAAGAAGTCCCTGCGGAAGCGCACCTCCACGTCCCCGAACATCTCTCGCGCAAACTGGTAGAGCGTCCCCTTCAGGTCGGCCATCGTGATATGCCGGTCTATGGCGAAACAGTCCACCTGATGGAACGTATGGCCGTGAGTGGCGTCCACCGCCTCGTAGCGGAAGCAACGGCCGATGGTGCAGATCCGCATCGGCGGTTTGCGCTCCAGGAACACCCGTCCCTGCACGGCGGTGGTCTGAGTCCGGAGCAGATGCTCATCGTCTATGAAGAAGCTCATCTGCTCGTCCATCGCGGGATGGTCCGGCGGGTAGTTCAGTGCGGCGAAGTTGAACCGGTACTGCTCGATCTCCGGCGACTCCACCACCTCGAACCCCAGCCCGATGAAGATGCGCTTGATCTCCGCGATCGCCGCGCGGAGCGGATGCCCTCCGGCGCGGGGTATCAGCCGGCCCGGCAGCGTCACGTCCAGACCCGGGCCTGCGTCGGTCTTGCCCGCCGCCTGCAGCTCCTGCCGCCGAGCCGCAATGGCCTCTGCAAGGGCAGCCTTCAGACGGTTCACGTTCTGCCCGAACGCCGGACGCTCTTCGGGGGGCAGGGACCCCACTGATCTCAGGAGAGTGGTGATCTGCCCCTTCCGGCCGAGCCATCGCGTCTCCACCTGCTCCAGTTGAGCGGCGTCCGCAGCTTCGGCCACTTCAGACAGCGCCCTGCTTTTCAAACCTTCGATGTCTTCCGGCATCCGTCCCAGCTTCCGTTCCTGATCGAGCCCTCCCCGGCGCTCGGGTCCGGGGATCACCTTCGGAGTTCTACGCCACCTGGCCTGCGGCTTCCTGCATCCTCCGGCCGAAATCCCGGAATCAACCGCAATCCGGTTGCATCAGCGTGTCCGGCTCCCACACGCGTAAGCGGCAGGGCGCTTCCGCGCCCTGCCGCCCTGCAGTTCTGTATCAGTGGCCAGCTCAGGCGCTGATGGCCTGCTTTGCCAGGTCCACCAGCCTGTCAAAGGCGGCGGTGTCCTCCACCGCCAGGTGCGCCAGGACCTTGCGGTCAATGGCCACTCCAGCCCGGTCCAGTCCGTCAATGAACTGGCTGTAGCGGAAACCTCTGTTCCGGCAGGCCGCGCTGATCCGTGTCACCCAGAGCCGGCGGAAATCGCGCTTCCTGTTCCGGCGATCGCGGTAGGCATACTGTCCCGCGTGCATGACCGCCTCTTTGGCGGTCTTGAACAGGCGATGGCGTCCTCCCCAGTACCCGCTCGCCTGGTCAATGATCTTCTTATGCCTCTTGTGCGTCATCACGCCGCGTTTGACGCGTGCCATCTTACACCTCGACTCCCTGCTTGTTCAGTCAACCAGTAACGGATCTTCCGGCGGGGAAACGCGCCCTCAGACGCGCCCGGCCAGCATCCTCTTCATGCGCTTCACGTCGCCCTTGCAGATATCGTGATCGAGCGCCAGGCGCCGTTTGCGCGACGGGGCTTTCTTCATCATCAGGTGGTTCCGGCCGACGGTATTGCGCAGCAGTTTGCCCGTCCCGGTCACCTTGAACCGTTTGCTTGCCGTCTTGCTTGTCTTGATCTTGGGCATAGGACTCCCCTGTTGAAATCTTTCTTCAGGCCCGTCTAGGAAGGCCAGACCAAACCTGCCGTGCGGCACGCGGCATATTCTCCCGCCGCCAACGCCGCCGGGTCTGTCTCAGGCAGAGCCGCTCTCTGCGTTCGCCGGGGCCTGCTGCGCCTCTTCCTTCGCAGGTTCCGCCGGAGCGTCAGACTTACCGGAAGTCGTATCCGCGGTTTTCCCGGTCTTGCCGTCCTTCGCTCCTGCAGCGGCCGCTGGCTTTTCGGCTTTCTCTGCCTTCTCCGCCTTTTCCCGCTCCTGGACGGGCTTCGGGGCCAGCACCATGGTCATGGTGCGGCCTTCGAAGGTGGGCGGCTTCTCGATGATGGCCACCTCCTCGATGCCCTCGCACAGCAGGTCGAACTGCTTCCGGGCAACCTCCGGATGGGTGATCTCCCGCGCGCGGAAGATCAGGGTCACTTTGACCTTGTCTCCGTCCCGCAGGAACTCCAGCATCTGCCGCTTCTTGATGCCGAGGTCATGGGCTCCCGTCTTGGGACGAAGACGGATGCCCTTCACCTCCACATTCTTCTGCTTCTTCTGCGCCTCCCGGTCCTTGCGTCCCTGTTCGTACTTGAACTTCCCGTAGTCCATCAGGCGGCATACGGGAGGGTTCGCAGTGGGAGCGACTTCGATGAGGTCCAGTCCGCGTTCCCGGGCGATCTCCAGGGCTTCCCGCGTGGGCATCACTCCCAGCTGAGCGCCGTTCTCGTCCACAAGCCGGACTTCCCGGACGCGGATTCTCTCGTTAGTCCTGATGTCTCTGTTTATGGGCCTTCACCTCAGACGTCACAAGACTCGATGGGACTGTGTCCCCTTCGAGACGAAGCAAAAGAGCCAACCCGCCTAGTATATGGCCATATGCGGGCGCATGTCAAGGATTCAGGGCTTCCCGGGCCATTCCCACAAACTCCGCAAGCGGACGCGAGCCCAGGTCGCCTTCGTCCCGCGAGCGCACGCTCACGCACCCCGACTCCACCTCGCGGTCCCCCACAATCAGCATATACGGGATCTTCTGAAGCTGCGCCTCACGGATTTTGTACCCCGTCTTCTCGTTCCGCATATCCACCTTCACGCGGAATCCAGCCTTCTCCAGCTCCTCCCGGACCTGCTCCGCGTAAGGAGCGTGCCGGTCCGCGATGGGCAGCACGATGGCCTGCACCGGCGCCAGCCAGAGCGGGAACGCTCCGGCGTAGTGCTCGATCAGCACTCCCATAAAGCGCTCCAGCGAGCCCAGCAGCGCCCTGTGGATCATGATCGGCCGCACCGCCTGGTTCTCCTGATCCATATAAGAGATGTCGAAGCGCTCCGGCTCGTTGAAGTCCACCTGAATGGTGCTGCACTGCCATACCCGTCCGATGGCGTCCCGGATCTTGATGTCAATCTTGGGACCGTAGAACGCCCCGCCCCCTTCGTCCACCTCATACTGAAGAGCGCGGGCCTCCAGGGCTTTGCGCAGCGCTTCTGTAGCCTTCTCCCAGCCCTCATCGGTCCCCACGAACTTCTCCGGCCGGGTGGAGAGGTACACCTCGTAATCCGTGAAGCCGAACCGGGTGAGCATAGAGACCACGAAGTCCAGCACCCGGACCGTTTCCTCCTCCAGCTGATCCGGCCGGCACAGGATGTGCGCGTCGTCCTGTGTGAAGCCGCGCACCCTCATCAGGCCGTGCAGGACGCCGGAGGGCTCGTAGCGGTACACCGTTCCCAGCTCCGCCCACCGGATGGGCATCTCGCGGTAGCTGCGCAGCCGGGACTTGTAGATCAGCAGATGGAACGGGCAGTTCATCGGCTTGATGAGATACGGGCTGCCCTCCACCTCCATCGGCTGATACATGTTCTCGCTAAAGAAGTCCAAATGGCCGCTGGTGCGCCACAGGTCCTGACGGGCGATGTGCGGAGTGTAGACCAGGTCGTAGCCGCCTGCCAGGTGGGCGTCCCGCCAGTAGTCCTCGATGATCTTGCGCACCAGTGCGCCTTTTGGATGCCAGAATACCAGTCCTGGCCCGGCGTCCTCCTGGATGGAGAAAAGATCCAGCTCGCGCCCCAGCTTCCGGTGATCCCGCTTACGGGCCTCCTCCAGACGGCGCAGATGCTCCTCCAGCTCTTCTTCTGAATGGAACGCTGTGCCGTAGATGCGCTGCAGCATGGGGTTGCGGGAGTCGCCCTTCCAGTAGGCCCCCGCAATGGAGAGAAGTTTGAACGCTTTAACCTGCCCGGCGTGCTCCACGTGAGGTCCCCGGCACAGGTCCACGAAATCGCCCTCGCGATACGTGGTGACCTTCTCTCCGTCGGATATCCCCTCCAGGATCTCCAGCTTGTAGGGCTGATCCGCGAACAGCTCGCGGGCCTTATCCCGCGAGATCTCCTCATATTCGAAAGGGCGCGCCTCACGGATGATCTCCCGCATGCGCGCCTCGATCTTCTCCAGATCCTCGGGCGTGAACGGCTCCGGCTTGTCGAAATCGTAATAGAAGCCGTCCTCAATGGCTGGCCCGATGGCGATCTTTACCTCTGGCCAGAGGTCTTTGACAGCGTGCGCCATCACGTGCGCGGCAGAATGCCGCAACGTGCTGACGGGATAGTCGGAATCGTTGGATCGGGACATGGTTTCCTCTTCTTCTGCTACGCTCTACAAACGCGTCGCCGGGAATTCCCTGTGGCGATCGTGCCGGAGAGTGCGCCGCTGCGGGCGCGGCTCCGCACGTAGAGGTCTCATCTCAACTGTTATACCCCCGGGGATGGTCGCGGTGCCACCGCCACGCTGTCTCCACAATGGTCTCCAGCGTGTTCAGCTGCGGTCTCCAGCCCAGCTCACGGATGGCTTTCTCGCTGCTGCCCACCAGACGGGCCGGGTCTCCCGGGCGTCGCGGTCCCATCTTCCAGGGCACCTTCAGCCCGGTGACGGACTCCACCGTCCGGATGACCTCTAGCACCGAATAACCGTTGCCGTTGCCCAGGTTGTAGGCTTCGGAGGAGCCGCCCGCTTCCAGCCGCTCGATGGCCAGCAGATGAGCGTCGGCCAGGTCCGACACGTGGATGTAGTCGCGGATGCAGGTGCCGTCCGGGGTGTCGTAGTCGTCGCCGAAGACTGTCAGCCCCGGCCGGTGGCCCGCCGCCGCTCCGATGGCCAGCGGGATGAGATGGTGCTCCGGGTCATGGTCTTCCCCGATATCCCCGGAAGGATGCGCTCCCGCGGCGTTGAAGTAGCGCAGGCTTACCGACTTCAGGCCGTATGCCTTGTCATACCACTTCAACACTTTCTCGAAAAACAGTTTGCTTTCGCCGTAAGGGTTGGTGGGGTTTTTGGGATGCTCTTCGTCCAGGGGGAGCCGCTCCGGCTCACCGAAGATGGCGCAGGTGGATGAGAAGACCAGGCGCTTCACTCCGGCTTCCAGCATACAGTCCAGCAAATTCAGGCCGGCCCGCACATTGTTGTCGAAATACTTCTGCGGATTGGCCACGGACTCACCCACTGCGGCGAATGCGGCAAAGTGCATCACGCCGTCAATGGGGTAGTCGCGAAACACTCCCCGCAGGGCCTCCCGGTCCATCAGATCGGCAATGACGCAGGGCACGCCCGGGGCGGCCGCGCGGTGTCCGTAAACCAGATTGTCCAGCAGCACCACGTCGCGCCCGGCTTCCTGCAGGCGACGCACGGCGTGGCTTCCAACGTATCCCAGTCCGCCCGTGATCAGCAGCAATGGTCTCTCACCTTCCACGGTTTTGCCACGCATTATCCGCCGCATCGGGAACAGCCCGCGCGTGCGTGGCCGTCATAATAATGGGCATCCCATGGGGGATGCCTTCACTTGTCCACGCCAAATTATCACGGATTTGCTGTCAACGCTTTGGCTGAATGCCCGGAGACGTGGAAAAGATAGTGTAGAATAGGTGGTCCAGGCGCCTGCGTTGCGGTGATTCCCGCCTGACGCTCCTTCCGGGTCCGGGACGTCGCAGCGCCGGGAGGCGAGGGATCCGCCTGCAGCACTAATAACCCATATAGAAGAAAGAGGACCCCGGCCGAGCCAATGGAGCCCGCTGAACTCTTCCGAAGATACGATCACAATCCGCTCTTCACGTTCCGTCAGATGCCCTACCCGTGTCACTCCGTTTTCAATACGGGGGCGACACTGCTGCCGAACGGTGAGACGTTGCTGCTCCTTCGTGTGGAAGACCTGGAGGGGCGCTCGCACCTGACCGTCGCACGCAGCGAGGATGGAGTCACGGAC
The sequence above is drawn from the Armatimonadota bacterium genome and encodes:
- the thrS gene encoding threonine--tRNA ligase, producing MSRSNDSDYPVSTLRHSAAHVMAHAVKDLWPEVKIAIGPAIEDGFYYDFDKPEPFTPEDLEKIEARMREIIREARPFEYEEISRDKARELFADQPYKLEILEGISDGEKVTTYREGDFVDLCRGPHVEHAGQVKAFKLLSIAGAYWKGDSRNPMLQRIYGTAFHSEEELEEHLRRLEEARKRDHRKLGRELDLFSIQEDAGPGLVFWHPKGALVRKIIEDYWRDAHLAGGYDLVYTPHIARQDLWRTSGHLDFFSENMYQPMEVEGSPYLIKPMNCPFHLLIYKSRLRSYREMPIRWAELGTVYRYEPSGVLHGLMRVRGFTQDDAHILCRPDQLEEETVRVLDFVVSMLTRFGFTDYEVYLSTRPEKFVGTDEGWEKATEALRKALEARALQYEVDEGGGAFYGPKIDIKIRDAIGRVWQCSTIQVDFNEPERFDISYMDQENQAVRPIMIHRALLGSLERFMGVLIEHYAGAFPLWLAPVQAIVLPIADRHAPYAEQVREELEKAGFRVKVDMRNEKTGYKIREAQLQKIPYMLIVGDREVESGCVSVRSRDEGDLGSRPLAEFVGMAREALNP
- the rplT gene encoding 50S ribosomal protein L20, which encodes MARVKRGVMTHKRHKKIIDQASGYWGGRHRLFKTAKEAVMHAGQYAYRDRRNRKRDFRRLWVTRISAACRNRGFRYSQFIDGLDRAGVAIDRKVLAHLAVEDTAAFDRLVDLAKQAISA
- the pheS gene encoding phenylalanine--tRNA ligase alpha subunit; translation: MPEDIEGLKSRALSEVAEAADAAQLEQVETRWLGRKGQITTLLRSVGSLPPEERPAFGQNVNRLKAALAEAIAARRQELQAAGKTDAGPGLDVTLPGRLIPRAGGHPLRAAIAEIKRIFIGLGFEVVESPEIEQYRFNFAALNYPPDHPAMDEQMSFFIDDEHLLRTQTTAVQGRVFLERKPPMRICTIGRCFRYEAVDATHGHTFHQVDCFAIDRHITMADLKGTLYQFAREMFGDVEVRFRRDFFPFVEPGADFAVKWKQAGDRWLELGGAGMIHPNVLRMGGIDPEEWTGFAFGMGIERMPMIKHGITDLRLFYENDVRFLEQF
- a CDS encoding UDP-glucose 4-epimerase GalE, which translates into the protein MLLITGGLGYVGSHAVRRLQEAGRDVVLLDNLVYGHRAAAPGVPCVIADLMDREALRGVFRDYPIDGVMHFAAFAAVGESVANPQKYFDNNVRAGLNLLDCMLEAGVKRLVFSSTCAIFGEPERLPLDEEHPKNPTNPYGESKLFFEKVLKWYDKAYGLKSVSLRYFNAAGAHPSGDIGEDHDPEHHLIPLAIGAAAGHRPGLTVFGDDYDTPDGTCIRDYIHVSDLADAHLLAIERLEAGGSSEAYNLGNGNGYSVLEVIRTVESVTGLKVPWKMGPRRPGDPARLVGSSEKAIRELGWRPQLNTLETIVETAWRWHRDHPRGYNS
- a CDS encoding hypothetical protein (possible pseudo, internal stop codon), whose amino-acid sequence is MDENGAQLGVMPTREALEIARERGLDLIEVAPTANPPVCRLMDYGKFKYEQGRKDREAQKKQKNVEVKGIRLRPKTGAHDLGIKKRQMLEFLRDGDKVKVTLIFRAREITHPEVARKQFDLLCEGIEEVAIIEKPPTFEGRTMTMVLAPKPVQEREKAEKAEKAEKPAAAAGAKDGKTGKTADTTSGKSDAPAEPAKEEAQQAPANAESGSA